In Candidatus Binatia bacterium, a genomic segment contains:
- a CDS encoding protein tyrosine phosphatase family protein, which produces MPVRGRPDSGFGVAVGVSRSTGRTVWGYLVSLAHGYTGHRWVSAHELRDIYNYRQIDERISTSGQPTVAQFDSIRDAGFTSVVNLAPAGAENALPDEAGVLRGLGLHYVHLPVDFARPTQADFQGFVEALGALESEKVWIHCAANMRVSAFVFRYRTEILDQDPGPARADLEAIWEPFGAWKPFLAGQPDA; this is translated from the coding sequence ATGCCGGTTCGGGGGCGGCCTGATTCAGGCTTCGGCGTAGCGGTGGGCGTTTCGCGCAGTACGGGCAGGACGGTCTGGGGTTATCTGGTCTCGCTCGCGCATGGATACACGGGCCATCGGTGGGTTTCGGCCCACGAGTTGCGCGATATCTACAATTATCGCCAGATCGATGAGCGCATCAGCACCTCCGGTCAGCCCACCGTCGCGCAATTCGATTCGATCCGCGATGCGGGGTTCACTTCCGTGGTGAACCTGGCACCTGCGGGCGCCGAGAACGCCTTGCCGGACGAGGCCGGCGTCCTGCGCGGGTTGGGACTGCACTACGTGCATCTTCCCGTGGACTTCGCGCGACCGACGCAGGCGGATTTTCAGGGATTCGTCGAGGCCTTGGGCGCATTGGAATCGGAGAAGGTCTGGATCCATTGCGCCGCCAATATGCGGGTATCGGCCTTTGTCTTTCGCTACCGCACCGAGATTCTCGATCAGGATCCGGGGCCCGCGCGAGCGGATCTCGAGGCGATCTGGGAGCCGTTTGGTGCGTGGAAGCCTTTCCTTGCCGGCCAGCCTGACGCCTGA
- a CDS encoding amidohydrolase family protein, with protein MDDLAYPAFDADNHYYEALDAFTRHLDPRVGPRTVQWAEVDGRKYHVVGGRVSYAVSNPTFDPIAKPGAMRDYFCGNPTGRSPLEMLRDREPIRPEYRNRDARVEVLQQQNLEACWLFPTLGVLYEELLKEDPEAVQILFRSFNQWLEEDWGMDYQNRIFAAPYISMSRVDDACAELERVLEKGARLICMRPAAVWTEDGPKSPADPMFDPFWARVNEAGITVVVHAGDSGYTTHGYAPDGFSATFGGGWSPSIKAFNIERAAYDYLITLVFEKLFVRFPNLRVASVENGSDFLPDLQRKLGQHHLRRADWFGEDPMETFRRHVWINPFWEDDVNEVAEIMGTDRVIFGSDWPHIEGMPQPLEYLSELTAFSDGDRQKILRDNVRVLNTPQPS; from the coding sequence ATGGATGATCTCGCCTACCCCGCCTTCGACGCGGACAATCATTATTACGAAGCTCTCGACGCTTTTACCCGTCATCTCGATCCCCGAGTGGGACCACGCACCGTGCAGTGGGCGGAAGTCGACGGACGTAAATATCATGTCGTCGGTGGCCGGGTTTCTTATGCCGTGAGTAACCCGACATTCGATCCGATCGCGAAGCCCGGAGCGATGCGCGATTATTTCTGCGGCAATCCGACGGGTCGAAGCCCCCTCGAGATGTTGCGTGACCGCGAACCCATTCGGCCGGAATATCGCAATCGCGATGCGCGGGTGGAGGTGCTCCAGCAACAAAACCTCGAGGCGTGTTGGCTCTTTCCGACTCTCGGCGTTCTCTATGAAGAACTGCTCAAGGAGGACCCGGAAGCGGTTCAGATTCTTTTTCGCTCCTTCAACCAATGGCTCGAAGAAGATTGGGGCATGGACTACCAGAACCGCATTTTTGCAGCGCCCTATATTTCGATGTCGCGGGTGGACGATGCTTGTGCCGAGCTCGAACGGGTACTGGAAAAAGGGGCTCGCCTGATCTGCATGCGACCGGCCGCCGTCTGGACCGAGGACGGGCCGAAGTCGCCGGCCGATCCGATGTTTGATCCCTTCTGGGCTCGGGTGAACGAGGCGGGGATTACGGTTGTCGTCCATGCCGGGGATAGCGGCTATACAACGCACGGTTATGCGCCTGATGGTTTTTCCGCGACCTTCGGAGGTGGTTGGTCGCCTTCGATCAAGGCGTTCAATATCGAGCGGGCGGCCTATGATTATTTGATCACTCTGGTCTTCGAGAAGCTCTTCGTGCGTTTCCCGAACCTGCGCGTGGCATCGGTCGAGAATGGCAGTGACTTTCTCCCCGATCTGCAACGGAAACTCGGTCAGCATCACCTGCGGCGCGCTGACTGGTTCGGGGAAGATCCGATGGAAACCTTCCGACGCCACGTCTGGATCAATCCCTTCTGGGAAGATGATGTCAACGAAGTCGCGGAGATCATGGGAACCGATCGGGTAATCTTCGGTTCGGATTGGCCCCATATCGAAGGGATGCCGCAGCCATTGGAATATTTATCCGAGCTCACTGCATTCTCGGATGGCGATCGGCAGAAAATCCTCCGCGATAATGTACGTGTTCTCAATACGCCCCAGCCATCGTGA
- a CDS encoding glutathione S-transferase family protein gives MPQLDEKEIRTREVLDWKGLHLLHFSGSSCSQKTRIFLNLKGIPWESHPVNLPAQKNYSPWFLGINPRGLVPVLVHDGRVIIESNDILAYLEEIFPEPPLIPDGKMAQATALLREEDDLHLDIRTLTMRFLFPQFVVRKKPSSLKIFAEDEGEIDGRRDPHKEVEIRFWREMAEHGITDAQATEAAGNFRRHLQGLEATLAEHRFLLGDTLSVVDIAWYIYVHRLLAGGYPMARLHPKVETWYQALHRKPEFSKEVREPAPLVWFRKGFHLVQKMRGATLPEVVGF, from the coding sequence ATGCCACAACTCGATGAAAAAGAAATCCGCACCCGGGAAGTTCTCGATTGGAAAGGCCTTCACCTGCTGCACTTCAGCGGGTCCTCCTGCTCGCAGAAAACCCGGATCTTCCTCAACCTGAAGGGAATTCCCTGGGAATCGCATCCGGTCAATCTTCCCGCCCAGAAAAACTACTCGCCATGGTTTTTGGGGATCAATCCGCGCGGACTGGTGCCCGTTTTGGTGCACGACGGGCGGGTGATCATCGAGAGCAACGATATTCTCGCCTATCTGGAGGAAATTTTCCCGGAACCACCGCTGATCCCCGATGGGAAAATGGCCCAGGCGACCGCCCTGCTGCGTGAAGAGGATGATCTGCACCTCGACATCCGGACCCTGACCATGCGGTTTTTATTCCCGCAATTCGTGGTCCGAAAAAAACCTTCGTCGCTGAAGATATTTGCCGAAGATGAGGGGGAAATCGACGGCCGACGCGATCCGCACAAGGAGGTCGAAATACGCTTCTGGAGGGAAATGGCGGAACATGGAATCACGGATGCGCAAGCGACCGAGGCCGCCGGGAATTTTCGACGCCACCTGCAGGGACTCGAAGCGACGCTGGCCGAGCATCGATTCCTCCTCGGCGATACGCTGAGCGTGGTCGATATCGCCTGGTATATCTACGTGCACCGCCTGCTCGCGGGAGGTTATCCGATGGCTCGGTTACATCCGAAAGTGGAAACGTGGTACCAAGCCCTGCACCGCAAGCCCGAGTTCAGCAAGGAAGTCCGGGAGCCGGCTCCGCTGGTGTGGTTCCGAAAAGGATTCCATTTGGTGCAAAAAATGCGCGGCGCGACTTTGCCGGAAGTCGTCGGCTTCTGA
- a CDS encoding PaaI family thioesterase: MSEPEEEIDAGLDLDGIAEARKAWDRAPEGRLIDRGHRIGDLLDAPSWNVTEAGARRLVVEATLPVLLQNYRGQLFGGFTGTYVDFIALAMVRQTMGAGEKQSMGLTTLNMRIDYFEPVRAPRFLLEAELLKSRGANCFVEVRFRAPDGLLLVAASVALRRLNLSPGAGVPSASS, translated from the coding sequence ATGTCCGAGCCCGAGGAAGAAATCGACGCAGGCCTTGATCTGGATGGAATCGCCGAGGCACGCAAGGCATGGGATCGGGCTCCGGAAGGACGGTTGATCGATCGCGGGCATCGCATTGGGGATTTGCTCGATGCCCCGTCCTGGAACGTGACGGAAGCTGGAGCCCGGCGTCTAGTTGTCGAGGCGACACTTCCGGTTCTTCTCCAGAACTACCGAGGACAACTCTTCGGTGGTTTCACCGGAACCTATGTGGATTTTATCGCACTGGCGATGGTGCGCCAGACCATGGGAGCGGGCGAGAAGCAGTCGATGGGCCTCACGACACTGAATATGCGGATCGACTATTTCGAACCCGTGCGAGCGCCCCGATTCTTGCTCGAAGCCGAACTCCTCAAAAGTCGGGGAGCGAACTGTTTTGTGGAGGTTCGCTTTCGCGCTCCGGACGGCTTGCTGCTGGTGGCGGCTTCGGTGGCCTTGCGGCGGTTGAATCTGTCTCCGGGGGCGGGTGTTCCATCTGCCTCCTCCTGA
- a CDS encoding peroxiredoxin → MINRMKQVAIILSLLAGSLAGGALTAEAAMIAVGDAFPAWEMKDQSGKEVTSKQLAGKSYLLWYYPKAMTSGCTAEGQALRDAHPQFVARGVEILGVSFDKPAANAAFAKAENFPYRLLSDDGALAVQVGAATSRDQGYARRISYLVGPDGKVLKAYGSVSPSRHASEVLADLPPS, encoded by the coding sequence ATGATCAATCGTATGAAGCAGGTCGCCATTATCCTTTCACTTTTGGCCGGAAGTCTCGCGGGCGGGGCATTGACCGCCGAGGCCGCAATGATCGCGGTCGGCGATGCTTTCCCGGCGTGGGAAATGAAGGATCAATCCGGCAAGGAGGTCACCTCCAAGCAGCTTGCCGGGAAGAGCTATCTCCTCTGGTACTATCCGAAAGCCATGACCTCAGGATGCACCGCCGAGGGGCAGGCCTTGCGCGACGCCCATCCCCAATTCGTGGCGCGTGGAGTCGAGATCCTCGGTGTCTCCTTTGACAAGCCGGCGGCGAATGCTGCCTTCGCCAAAGCAGAAAACTTCCCCTACCGGCTGCTGAGCGACGACGGAGCGCTTGCCGTTCAGGTCGGCGCGGCCACATCTCGCGACCAGGGATATGCCCGCCGGATCTCCTACCTGGTCGGTCCGGACGGCAAAGTTCTGAAAGCATACGGCTCGGTCAGCCCCTCGCGCCACGCTAGCGAAGTTCTGGCTGATCTGCCCCCCAGCTGA
- a CDS encoding neuromedin U — MKLILKTICIILILAISPMAAAAQEDIAEREEDLAKQAQNPIANLISLPFQNNTNFGISDNDRTQNILNVQPVIPFKLSKDLNLITRWIIPLVSQPDIQQESGSTFGLGDINPSFFFSPDTGDMVWGFGPTFTLPTATSKKTGSGKWGAGPSVVGVYTNGPWLAGFLINNIWTFGGDGKRPDGSKMLVQPFVNFNLPDGWYLTTSPVFTADWKANADNRWSVPLGGGIGKLTVFQGFPPINFQIQGFGNVVTPDDSGPEGSLRVQVQLLFPKG; from the coding sequence ATGAAACTGATTCTGAAAACGATCTGCATCATCCTGATTCTCGCGATCTCACCGATGGCTGCCGCCGCGCAGGAGGATATTGCGGAGCGCGAGGAAGATCTCGCCAAACAGGCGCAGAATCCGATCGCGAACCTGATCAGCCTGCCCTTTCAGAACAACACCAACTTCGGCATCAGCGACAATGACCGCACGCAGAATATCCTCAACGTGCAGCCCGTCATTCCCTTCAAGCTGTCCAAGGATCTGAATCTGATCACTCGCTGGATCATCCCGCTGGTCTCGCAGCCCGATATCCAGCAGGAGAGCGGCTCGACCTTCGGTCTGGGCGATATCAATCCGAGCTTTTTCTTCTCCCCCGACACCGGAGACATGGTCTGGGGCTTCGGGCCAACATTCACGCTGCCGACCGCCACCTCGAAAAAAACCGGCTCGGGCAAATGGGGTGCGGGGCCCAGCGTTGTTGGCGTCTACACCAATGGCCCCTGGTTGGCCGGATTTCTGATCAACAACATCTGGACCTTCGGTGGGGACGGCAAACGCCCCGACGGGAGCAAGATGCTCGTGCAACCGTTTGTGAACTTCAACCTTCCCGACGGCTGGTACCTGACCACCTCTCCGGTCTTTACCGCGGACTGGAAGGCAAATGCCGACAACCGCTGGAGCGTGCCGCTGGGCGGGGGCATCGGCAAGCTGACCGTGTTTCAGGGGTTCCCGCCGATCAACTTCCAGATCCAAGGCTTCGGAAACGTGGTGACACCCGACGACTCCGGCCCGGAGGGATCCCTGCGGGTTCAGGTCCAGTTATTGTTCCCCAAAGGCTGA
- a CDS encoding TauD/TfdA family dioxygenase, with the protein MEIRRLSASLGAEITDLRLPELSSSGAEEIRDLLHEHLVLFFPRQNLTQEQHVAFGQHFGELESHPNLKNAYLEHDQVFELAASRMGIADEWHSDITFQREPSVMAILNMVKCPAAGGDTMWSNMYRAFDELSEPLRDLCAGLTAVHDAAPHMQPEQTAIHPVVRTHPVTGGKSLFVNEHFTRRIVELSHEESQVLLTYLTNWVSNPRFTVRYHWTEGTIAMWDNRCTQHFVINDFSEERIIQRVTIMGDQPRGAEPEPRWQPYARPQQNGATSRFDIPLIRALKNHQARKETSEA; encoded by the coding sequence ATGGAAATCCGCAGACTATCAGCCTCTCTGGGAGCCGAAATCACCGACCTGCGCCTCCCCGAGCTATCGTCGTCGGGTGCCGAGGAGATCCGCGACCTTCTGCATGAGCATCTCGTCCTGTTCTTTCCCCGCCAAAACCTCACGCAAGAACAGCATGTGGCTTTCGGCCAGCATTTTGGCGAACTCGAGTCACATCCGAATCTGAAAAATGCCTACCTGGAGCACGATCAGGTTTTCGAGCTTGCGGCCAGCCGCATGGGGATCGCCGACGAATGGCATAGCGACATCACCTTCCAGCGCGAACCTTCGGTGATGGCGATCCTCAACATGGTCAAATGCCCGGCTGCCGGTGGCGATACGATGTGGTCGAATATGTACCGGGCCTTTGATGAGCTCTCCGAGCCCCTGCGCGACCTGTGCGCGGGCCTTACCGCTGTTCACGATGCCGCACCGCATATGCAGCCCGAGCAGACAGCGATCCATCCGGTCGTGCGGACGCATCCGGTGACGGGCGGCAAATCTCTTTTTGTCAACGAGCATTTCACCCGGCGGATTGTCGAACTGAGCCACGAGGAAAGCCAGGTCCTGCTGACTTACCTGACGAACTGGGTCAGCAACCCCAGGTTCACCGTGCGCTACCATTGGACCGAGGGCACCATCGCGATGTGGGACAATCGCTGCACCCAGCATTTCGTGATCAATGACTTCAGCGAAGAACGCATCATTCAGCGCGTCACCATCATGGGCGACCAACCGCGTGGTGCCGAACCCGAACCGCGCTGGCAGCCCTATGCGCGCCCCCAGCAAAATGGCGCCACCAGCCGTTTCGACATCCCGCTGATCCGAGCCTTGAAAAACCATCAGGCGCGCAAGGAAACGTCTGAAGCATGA
- a CDS encoding iron-containing redox enzyme family protein translates to MSEREFADVRQGNHESGEALTVENFLAELEVLQNEIAVEKNRVWPCVADGTLAPHLLVRLCKEYYFLGKWYTAEFGSLVANAPDVDALRLDTSSHYAHWAQNLADEMGYAGDPNHVDMKVDWARQLGISDDELMNYRAMPETVGSVFTSLYYMRRSYEEGLAAFGWAGERFAASTNYARMMFEGMRDHYGMEVENFRVHAYAEEDHGRMAEYLLGQVAGTAGQQRRIRRAIEHVLQCRNARTVALNLWLDEPQALRKAPD, encoded by the coding sequence ATGAGCGAGCGTGAATTCGCCGATGTGCGACAAGGAAACCATGAGAGCGGAGAAGCTCTGACGGTCGAGAATTTTCTGGCGGAACTCGAGGTCTTGCAGAACGAGATCGCGGTGGAAAAAAACCGCGTCTGGCCATGCGTGGCGGATGGGACTCTGGCCCCGCATCTATTGGTCAGGCTCTGCAAGGAGTATTATTTCCTCGGGAAATGGTACACCGCCGAGTTCGGCTCTCTGGTCGCGAATGCTCCTGACGTAGACGCATTGCGTCTCGATACGAGTTCTCATTATGCCCACTGGGCCCAGAACCTGGCGGATGAGATGGGCTACGCGGGAGATCCCAACCACGTCGATATGAAGGTGGATTGGGCCCGCCAGCTCGGAATCTCGGACGACGAACTGATGAACTATCGAGCCATGCCTGAAACCGTAGGCTCCGTATTTACCTCGCTTTATTATATGCGACGTTCCTACGAGGAGGGGCTGGCGGCTTTTGGTTGGGCAGGTGAGCGGTTTGCGGCCTCCACGAATTATGCCCGCATGATGTTCGAGGGCATGCGCGACCATTACGGGATGGAAGTCGAGAATTTTCGGGTGCACGCCTATGCGGAAGAAGATCATGGCCGCATGGCGGAGTATTTATTGGGTCAGGTGGCCGGGACGGCCGGCCAGCAGCGGCGGATTCGGCGCGCGATCGAACATGTCCTGCAGTGCCGAAATGCACGCACGGTGGCTTTGAATCTTTGGCTGGACGAACCGCAGGCATTGCGCAAAGCTCCGGACTGA
- a CDS encoding alpha/beta hydrolase, producing the protein MRPPWDGHRLWEAAETVRSAGLGMERRFFGATMAAVDIGSLAVLETRGFGSRMVPTSVGDLHVLEVPGTGKLPPVVVLHGLGSCAADYAGLMEALRRHVRGIIAPDLFGHGLSPVPAAGMHAELLATGLEEGLRAVLQEPSVLLGNSMGGLEAVRLATRMPELTRGLFLASPGGAPAAGAELDSLLSTFAIGTRREALDFVDHFLGREHALRPVLAFGVAARMASPALRELLENVRADDMLSAEEVRSVACPTFLFWGAQDRVLPRYQRDFFLRNLPADMKFASPAGYGHAPHMDDLGGFAKTVLRFLHTLPREPARTSG; encoded by the coding sequence ATGAGGCCCCCCTGGGATGGACACCGGCTCTGGGAGGCCGCCGAGACTGTTCGGTCGGCAGGGTTGGGGATGGAGCGTCGTTTTTTCGGAGCGACGATGGCGGCCGTGGATATCGGTTCGCTGGCTGTCCTCGAAACCCGCGGATTCGGGAGCCGTATGGTGCCGACATCCGTCGGTGATCTGCATGTTCTGGAAGTTCCGGGGACCGGGAAGCTTCCTCCGGTAGTTGTTCTGCACGGGCTGGGATCTTGCGCGGCCGATTATGCGGGGTTGATGGAGGCGCTGCGCCGGCATGTCCGCGGGATCATTGCGCCCGACCTGTTCGGTCACGGTTTGAGTCCGGTGCCCGCGGCTGGAATGCATGCCGAATTATTGGCTACCGGGCTTGAGGAAGGATTGCGCGCGGTCTTGCAGGAGCCGTCCGTGCTGCTCGGGAATTCGATGGGAGGGCTTGAGGCGGTGCGATTGGCGACGCGCATGCCGGAGCTGACGCGAGGCCTTTTCCTTGCGTCTCCCGGCGGTGCCCCGGCTGCGGGCGCAGAGCTGGACTCGCTGCTGTCGACGTTCGCCATCGGCACGCGGCGCGAGGCTCTGGATTTTGTCGATCATTTTCTCGGCCGCGAGCACGCTCTTCGGCCGGTTCTGGCTTTTGGGGTCGCGGCCCGGATGGCATCGCCCGCCCTGCGGGAGCTCCTCGAGAATGTCCGCGCGGACGATATGCTGTCGGCCGAGGAGGTGCGCTCGGTCGCTTGCCCGACTTTCCTGTTCTGGGGCGCACAGGATCGCGTGCTTCCCCGCTATCAGCGGGATTTCTTTCTGCGCAACCTTCCCGCCGACATGAAGTTTGCCTCCCCGGCAGGCTATGGGCACGCTCCGCATATGGATGATCTGGGCGGATTTGCGAAGACGGTGCTGCGTTTTCTGCACACTTTGCCGCGAGAGCCGGCAAGAACTTCCGGGTAG
- a CDS encoding serine hydrolase encodes MLEGTIHPDFADVAAIFRKILPQRGEGGAAVAVYHRGEKVVDLWAGTRNDAGTPWEEDTLSLSFSTTKGVASTLLHIYASRGLIDYDAPVATYWPEFAAQGKDSITVRQLMCHEGGLYAIADMLENGTEMLDWDQMVRRLAEATPRHAPGVAHGYHALTYGWLVGELARRVSGGGTFADLIRAEIAEPLGLEGLYCGVPESELGRCAQLKARGFEGPIEKRRAAGAKVRAQAEKGKRILATLRVPWDPTELVDAMIAPKMEEVDFNSPEFRQASVPAANGMFTARSLARMYACLAHGGELDGVRLLPEAAILRATQIQNRTIGRVMPIPMHWRLGYHRVFAVRAKAPAAFGHFGFGGSGAWADPERDLSAALTVNSGVGTPFGDTRIARVSGAVMRSADRR; translated from the coding sequence ATGCTCGAAGGAACGATTCATCCTGATTTCGCCGATGTCGCCGCGATCTTTCGCAAGATTCTTCCGCAACGAGGCGAGGGCGGCGCGGCCGTGGCCGTCTATCACCGTGGCGAGAAGGTCGTGGACCTCTGGGCGGGTACCCGCAACGATGCCGGTACCCCTTGGGAGGAAGATACTCTCAGCCTTTCGTTTTCCACGACCAAGGGCGTGGCATCCACGCTGCTTCATATTTATGCCTCGCGGGGCTTGATCGATTATGATGCGCCGGTCGCGACTTACTGGCCTGAGTTCGCTGCGCAGGGCAAGGACAGCATCACGGTGCGTCAGTTGATGTGCCACGAGGGAGGCCTCTACGCGATTGCCGACATGCTGGAGAACGGCACCGAGATGCTGGATTGGGATCAGATGGTGCGACGCCTCGCTGAGGCGACACCGCGCCACGCGCCGGGAGTCGCTCACGGCTATCACGCCTTGACCTACGGTTGGTTGGTAGGGGAGTTGGCGCGTCGAGTTTCCGGTGGAGGCACCTTCGCGGATCTGATTCGCGCCGAGATCGCCGAACCTCTCGGCCTCGAAGGGCTTTATTGCGGCGTTCCGGAATCCGAACTCGGGCGCTGCGCGCAGCTCAAGGCTCGCGGGTTTGAAGGGCCTATCGAGAAGCGACGCGCGGCGGGCGCCAAGGTGCGGGCTCAGGCGGAGAAGGGCAAGCGTATTCTCGCGACCCTGCGGGTGCCCTGGGATCCGACCGAATTGGTCGATGCGATGATCGCGCCGAAGATGGAGGAGGTCGATTTTAATTCTCCGGAATTTCGCCAGGCTTCGGTTCCGGCGGCCAACGGCATGTTTACCGCTCGCTCGCTGGCGCGGATGTACGCCTGTCTCGCCCATGGTGGCGAACTCGATGGCGTACGTTTGCTTCCGGAAGCAGCGATTCTTCGGGCGACCCAAATCCAGAATCGCACCATTGGGCGCGTGATGCCCATCCCGATGCACTGGCGTCTGGGGTATCACCGCGTGTTTGCGGTCCGGGCCAAAGCCCCGGCAGCCTTTGGTCATTTCGGTTTCGGTGGTTCGGGTGCCTGGGCTGACCCGGAGCGCGACCTCTCGGCCGCCCTGACGGTCAATAGCGGCGTCGGGACGCCTTTCGGGGATACCCGCATCGCTCGTGTGAGCGGCGCGGTGATGCGCAGCGCAGACCGTCGCTGA
- a CDS encoding VOC family protein: protein MSDTIAKTLGLPPIDQVAYLVHDMEKALQTFEPLFGPFQRMESALKDTLYRGRRVDLTLDIAFGKSGDLEIELIAVKSGEGPHREVLETRGEGIHHIRFRVDSIEAPMERLRGLGFHPIWEHEMPEIGVAWAYLEGPADQGSALVELLQMPA from the coding sequence ATGTCCGACACGATTGCCAAAACTCTGGGCCTCCCGCCGATCGACCAGGTCGCATATCTCGTTCACGATATGGAGAAGGCCTTGCAGACCTTCGAACCACTTTTCGGACCCTTTCAGCGGATGGAATCTGCGCTCAAAGATACCCTCTATCGAGGCCGCAGAGTCGATCTGACGCTTGATATTGCGTTCGGCAAGTCCGGGGATCTGGAAATCGAGCTGATCGCTGTCAAAAGCGGGGAAGGTCCGCATCGCGAAGTGCTCGAGACGCGCGGCGAGGGGATCCACCATATTCGGTTCCGCGTCGACTCGATCGAGGCACCCATGGAGCGCCTCCGCGGCCTCGGGTTCCATCCGATCTGGGAGCATGAGATGCCCGAGATCGGCGTGGCCTGGGCCTATCTCGAGGGCCCCGCCGACCAAGGCAGTGCCCTGGTCGAATTGCTGCAGATGCCCGCCTGA
- a CDS encoding AMP-binding protein: MEIHYATLWETFADLLADRDAVIHGQTRRTWAVYEDRAARLTSAFAAAGLGPDSKIGMYLFNGNEYMETQFAGMKLRGVPINVNYRYLDDELLYLLDNSDAEALVFHSSLSDRVARVQARATKVKLWVEVDDGGESLPGAAHYEDLIASHEPAPRIERSSDDIYMLYTGGTTGMPKGVMYDIGGMLQGLMKSAFPILGLGLPEIEEVPALVEKLHADGGAFASIPACPLMHGTGMWLGALIPHLAGAPVITLESRSLDAHELLATAVREKAGQITIVGDAFAKPILKALGEARDEGKPYDLSHLRFMMSSGVMWTSEVKEQLLEWHDMLLIDAMGSTEGSMGTQLTARGNIGQTAKFAMNPTTKVFTEDGREVKPGSGETGMVAAGGSVPLGYFKDEEKSAATFKTIDGVRYSFPGDWAIVEADGSLTLLGRGSNCINTAGEKVYPEEVEESIKRHDDVVDCLVVGIDDEKFGQRVTAVASIKAGIALSGPDLREFLRDKLAAYKMPKQIVIVDQVRRAPNGKADYKWARTVLEETAG, translated from the coding sequence ATGGAAATCCATTACGCCACTCTCTGGGAAACGTTTGCCGACCTGCTCGCCGATCGCGATGCCGTAATCCATGGTCAGACCCGCCGCACCTGGGCTGTCTATGAAGATCGCGCGGCGCGCCTGACATCCGCCTTCGCAGCGGCTGGCCTCGGACCTGACTCGAAGATCGGCATGTACCTCTTCAACGGCAACGAGTATATGGAGACCCAATTTGCAGGGATGAAACTTCGCGGCGTTCCGATCAATGTGAACTACCGCTACCTCGACGACGAACTTCTCTATCTGCTCGACAATTCCGACGCCGAGGCTCTGGTCTTTCACTCCAGTCTCAGCGACCGCGTAGCGCGGGTTCAGGCGCGAGCCACCAAGGTAAAACTCTGGGTGGAAGTCGACGATGGCGGCGAGAGCCTCCCTGGTGCCGCGCACTACGAAGACCTGATCGCCAGTCACGAACCAGCGCCGAGAATCGAGCGCAGTTCGGACGATATCTATATGCTCTACACCGGTGGCACGACCGGCATGCCCAAAGGCGTGATGTACGACATCGGAGGGATGCTGCAGGGACTGATGAAGTCGGCCTTCCCGATTCTGGGACTCGGTCTCCCCGAGATCGAGGAAGTCCCCGCCTTGGTCGAGAAGCTGCACGCCGACGGCGGTGCCTTCGCTTCGATCCCGGCCTGCCCTCTCATGCACGGAACGGGAATGTGGTTGGGCGCTCTGATTCCGCACCTGGCCGGGGCACCGGTGATCACGCTGGAAAGCCGCTCTCTGGATGCCCACGAACTTCTCGCGACCGCCGTGCGCGAGAAGGCGGGTCAGATCACGATCGTCGGCGATGCCTTCGCCAAACCGATCCTGAAAGCTCTTGGCGAAGCCCGCGACGAAGGGAAGCCATATGACCTCTCGCACCTTCGCTTCATGATGTCCTCCGGCGTGATGTGGACATCCGAGGTGAAAGAACAGCTTCTGGAGTGGCATGATATGTTGCTCATCGACGCCATGGGCTCGACGGAAGGCAGCATGGGCACGCAGCTGACGGCGCGTGGCAATATCGGTCAGACCGCGAAATTTGCCATGAACCCGACAACGAAAGTCTTCACCGAAGATGGGCGTGAAGTGAAGCCCGGCTCGGGTGAAACCGGCATGGTCGCCGCCGGCGGAAGCGTCCCGCTCGGCTACTTCAAGGACGAGGAAAAATCGGCGGCCACGTTCAAAACAATCGACGGCGTGCGGTACTCCTTCCCCGGAGATTGGGCGATCGTGGAGGCCGACGGCAGCCTCACTCTTCTCGGCCGAGGCTCCAACTGCATCAATACCGCCGGCGAGAAAGTCTACCCGGAAGAGGTCGAGGAATCGATCAAACGACACGACGACGTTGTCGACTGTCTCGTGGTGGGAATCGACGATGAAAAGTTTGGCCAACGGGTCACTGCGGTGGCCTCGATCAAGGCGGGGATTGCCCTGTCGGGGCCGGACCTGCGCGAGTTCCTCCGCGACAAACTGGCCGCCTACAAGATGCCCAAGCAGATTGTGATTGTGGATCAGGTGCGACGGGCTCCCAACGGGAAGGCCGATTATAAATGGGCCCGAACCGTCCTCGAGGAAACTGCGGGCTGA